One part of the Ziziphus jujuba cultivar Dongzao chromosome 2, ASM3175591v1 genome encodes these proteins:
- the LOC107417515 gene encoding putative disease resistance protein RGA3 isoform X1: MADSILFGIAQKIIENIASAAVQEIGSIWGVAKELSGLEETISTIEDVLLDAQEKKNHNHQVSSWLKKLEGVIYEADDLMDDVSTEALRRQLMSGSNMSKKVRTFFSSSNQLVFHRTMAHKIKDINDRLAAVSKNRTDFHLEVHHEESRAVLRTREQTHSYIPEENVIGRESDRKAILDLLLDTKVEEDVSVLPIVGLGGLGKTTLAQFVFNHEKVRTNFDLKIWVCVSGNFDVKSLVEKIIKSATDHCEKNQEMDQLQRKLQKEINGKRYFLVLDDVWNENREEWLKLKNLLSKGAKGSRIIITTRSQRVGEITTDTMKPYKLGILDKDNSWSLFKNVAFKPGHEPNNPNTKKTAMEIVGKCGGIPLAIRTIGSMLYSKPEAQWSSFLEMEFLRMPQNENNILPTLKLSYDNLPSNLKCCFAYCSLFPKDYQIEVAMLIKLWMAQGFIKPSSSGHSLEEAGFEIFNELHLRSFFQEVKENDWTKKLESKMHDLMHDLAVQVAGTECATLHSVGENIDGRTRHVSFNFDLNPSCQFPTFLSKENRIRTILFPPLWGNSGMLVSWDVVLVLKVLRTLDLHHSGKVPSSIGKLKHLRYLDLSRNYEIRTLPASISKLQNLQTLKLSGCTNLVELPRDLKKLVNLRHLENDGCDSLTHMPLGLGQLCNLVTLNEFVVNEKGVGPTNKPHDQGQVGVGGLNELMELNNLRGELDLRNLRYGKDASEEYKDAKLKEKQHLHTLQLSWSIRNNDSDDNVDATSEGEDYEITLESLQPHPNLKKLRIFDYRAGVRLASWFSSLTTLDRLVLGRCGKIKNVSPLSQLPCLKSLKLVWLSSLEYISNSNVMSVPLLATLQRLELESLPNLKGWWKDVSEEEEEEDIPPFECLSQLTISHCPQLTSNMPLYPYLEGELELTDIYRFKTFERTQRMKMKMMDSFSPLSKLTWLKIERIESLQSLSEVLTSSLISLRKLCIWECPKLKTLLPAFQHLTSLQELEIRSCHEVDIYGDGGDENMWQALQSLLILNLQDLPQLETLTDGLQQLTSLKKLTLEECKSLVGIPEWIGNFKSLRELRIGGCNKLTSLPEGLHQLTSLQSLDIRDLAQLETFPDGLQELTSLQELKFYACESLADIPEWIGNLKSLRELGIGGPNKLTSLPKGMRQLTSLQELSIRDCDPILNKRCERQTGEDWHKVSHIPRLCIDNERINPPQEPSTSSSSAALEKIFKSFRRLQLCNK, translated from the exons ATGGCAGATTCAATCCTCTTTGGGATTGCACAGAAGATCATTGAAAACATAGCTTCTGCAGCTGTGCAAGAGATTGGATCCATCTGGGGTGTAGCTAAGGAGCTTTCTGGACTTGAAGAAACCATTTCAACAATCGAAGATGTACTTCTTGATGCTCAGGAGAAGAAGAACCATAACCACCAGGTCAGCAGCTGGCTGAAGAAGCTTGAAGGTGTAATTTACGAGGCTGATGACTTGATGGATGATGTCTCCACTGAAGCTTTGCGCCGACAATTGATGAGTGGAAGTAATATGAGCAAGAAGGTACGCACTTTCTTCTCATCCTCCAACCAACTTGTGTTTCATCGCACTATGGCTCATAAAATAAAAGACATCAATGATAGGCTAGCTGCAGTTAGTAAGAATCGCACGGACTTCCATTTGGAGGTGCACCATGAGGAGTCTAGAGCTGTCCTTAGAACTAGGGAGCAAACTCACTCTTACATACCTGAAGAAAATGTTATTGGAAGGGAGAGTGATAGAAAGGCCATCCTAGACCTTTTGTTAGATACCAAAGTTGAAGAGGATGTGTCAGTTTTGCCAATAGTGGGTTTGGGAGGTTTAGGGAAAACCACACTTGCTCAATTTGTGTTTAATCATGAGAAGGTTCGAaccaattttgatttaaaaatttgggtGTGTGTCTCTGGAAATTTTGATGTGAAATCTCTTGTtgagaaaattattaaatcagCAACTGATCATTGTGAAAAGAACCAAGAGATGGATCAACTACAAAGGAAACTTCAAAAGGAGATAAATGGAAAGCGTTATTTCCTTGTACTTGATGACGTATGGAATGAGAACAGAGAAGAATggctaaaattgaaaaatttattgTCAAAAGGTGCAAAGGGGAGTAGAATAATCATAACCACTCGTAGTCAAAGAGTTGGAGAGATTACTACTGACACAATGAAACCATATAAGTTAGGGATTTTGGATAAAGATAATTCATggtctttatttaaaaatgtggCTTTTAAGCCTGGGCACGAGCCAAATAACCCCAACACTAAGAAAACTGCAATGGAAATTGTGGGCAAGTGTGGTGGTATTCCTCTCGCCATTAGGACAATTGGAAGCATGCTCTATTCCAAACCAGAAGCACAGTGGTCGTCTTTCCTTGAAATGGAATTTTTAAGGATGcctcaaaatgaaaataatattttacccACTCTCAAACTGAGTTATGATAACCTCCCATCAAACTTGAAATGTTGTTTTGCTTATTGTAGTTTATTTCCAAAAGATTATCAAATTGAAGTTGCCATGTTAATAAAACTGTGGATGGCACAAGGATTTATTAAGCCATCAAGTTCAGGTCATTCTTTGGAGGAGGCAGGGTTTGAGATTTTTAATGAATTACATTTGAGGTCATTCTTTCAAGaagtaaaagaaaatgattggacaaaaaaattagaaagtaaaaTGCATGACCTCATGCATGATCTTGCGGTACAAGTAGCAGGAACCGAGTGTGCTACATTGCATTCTGTTGGAGAAAATATCGATGGAAGAACTCGGCATGTATCTTTCAATTTCGATTTAAATCCATCATGTCAGTTTCCAACTTTTTTGTCTAAGGAAAATAGGATTCGAACAATACTTTTTCCTCCACTATGGGGGAATTCAGGAATGTTAGTAAGTTGGGATGTTGTTTTAGTTTTGAAGGTCTTGCGTACATTAGATCTTCATCATTCTGGGAAAGTGCCAAGTTCTATTGGCAAGTTGAAGCATTTGAGGTATCTTGATCTTTCTCGTAATTATGAGATCAGGACACTACCAGCTTCAATTTCCAAGCTGCAGAATTTGCAGACACTGAAACTATCAGGTTGCACTAATTTAGTAGAATTGCCAAGAGACTTGAAGAAGCTAGTGAATCTCAGGCATCTTGAGAACGATGGATGTGATAGTTTGACTCATATGCCTCTTGGGCTGGGACAATTGTGCAATCTTGTGACTTTAAATGAGTTCGTAGTGAATGAGAAGGGCGTGGGTCCTACCAATAAGCCGCATGATCAAGGTCAGGTGGGTGTGGGTGGTCTTAATGAATTAATGGAACTCAACAACTTAAGAGGAGAGTTGGATTTAAGAAACTTGAGATATGGAAAAGATGCGAGTGAAGAATATAAGGATGCAAAGTTGAAGGAAAAACAACATCTTCATACCTTGCAGTTAAGCTGGTCAATTCGAAACAATGATAGTGATGACAATGTTGACGCAACGTCCGAGGGTGAGGATTATGAAATTACATTGGAAAGCTTGCAACCACAcccaaatcttaaaaaattacgtatatttgattataggGCCGGTGTTAGACTTGCAAGTTGGTTTTCCTCGCTTACAACACTTGACAGATTGGTCTTAGGACGTtgtgggaaaataaaaaatgtgtcACCACTGAGTCAACTCCCCTGTCTCAAATCATTGAAGTTGGTGTGGTTGTCTTCGTTGGAGTATATTTCAAACAGTAATGTGATGTCAGTACCGCTACTGGCTACCTTACAAAGGCTTGAGCTTGAAAGCTTACCCAATCTAAAGGGATGGTGGAAGGATGttagtgaagaagaagaagaagaagatataccTCCATTCGAATGTCTTTCTCAATTAACTATCAGCCATTGCCCCCAGTTGACTTCGAATATGCCACTTTACCCCTATCTGGAAGGAGAGCTTGAGTTGACTGATATTTATAGGTTCAAGACTTTTGAACGAACACAAcggatgaagatgaagatgatggattctttctctcctctctcaAAGTTGACTTGGCTCAAAATTGAAAGGATTGAGAGTCTACAGTCTCTGTCAGAGGTGTTAACCTCTAGCCTCATTTCTCTTAGGAAGCTGTGTATCTGGGAGTGTCCAAAATTAAAGACCTTGTTACCTGCTTTTCAACATCTCACCTCTCTTCAAGAACTAGAGATTCGCAGTTGCCATGAGGTTGACATATACGGAGACGGTGGGGATGAGAATATGTGGCAAGCTCTTCAAAGCCTTCTTATTCTCAACTTACAAGATCTTCCACAACTGGAAACTCTCACTGACGGGCTTCAACAACTTACCTCCCTCAAGAAGCTTACACTGGAAGAGTGTAAGAGTTTGGTGGGTATTCCAGAATGGATCGGCAACTTCAAATCACTTCGAGAGCTTCGTATTGGGGGTTGCAACAAATTGACATCGCTTCCTGAAGGATTGCATCAGCTCACCTCTTTGCAATCACTTGATATTAGAGATTTGGCACAACTGGAAACTTTCCCTGATGGGCTACAAGAACTTACTTCCCTCCAGGAACTAAAATTTTATGCCTGTGAGAGTTTGGCGGATATTCCGGAATGGATCGGCAACCTCAAATCACTTCGAGAGCTTGGTATTGGGGGTCCCAACAAATTGACATCGCTTCCTAAAGGAATGCGTCAGCTCACGTCTTTGCAAGAACTTTCTATTAGAGATTGTGATCCTATCTTAAACAAAAGATGTGAAAGGCAAACGGGCGAGGATTGGCATAAGGTTTCTCACATCCCACGGTTGTGCATAGATAATGAAAGGATTAATCCTCCACAAGAACCatccacttcttcttcttcag CAGCTCTTGAGAAGATATTTAAGAGTTTCAGGAGACTACAGTTGTGCAATAAATGA
- the LOC107417515 gene encoding putative disease resistance protein RGA3 isoform X2, whose translation MADSILFGIAQKIIENIASAAVQEIGSIWGVAKELSGLEETISTIEDVLLDAQEKKNHNHQVSSWLKKLEGVIYEADDLMDDVSTEALRRQLMSGSNMSKKVRTFFSSSNQLVFHRTMAHKIKDINDRLAAVSKNRTDFHLEVHHEESRAVLRTREQTHSYIPEENVIGRESDRKAILDLLLDTKVEEDVSVLPIVGLGGLGKTTLAQFVFNHEKVRTNFDLKIWVCVSGNFDVKSLVEKIIKSATDHCEKNQEMDQLQRKLQKEINGKRYFLVLDDVWNENREEWLKLKNLLSKGAKGSRIIITTRSQRVGEITTDTMKPYKLGILDKDNSWSLFKNVAFKPGHEPNNPNTKKTAMEIVGKCGGIPLAIRTIGSMLYSKPEAQWSSFLEMEFLRMPQNENNILPTLKLSYDNLPSNLKCCFAYCSLFPKDYQIEVAMLIKLWMAQGFIKPSSSGHSLEEAGFEIFNELHLRSFFQEVKENDWTKKLESKMHDLMHDLAVQVAGTECATLHSVGENIDGRTRHVSFNFDLNPSCQFPTFLSKENRIRTILFPPLWGNSGMLVSWDVVLVLKVLRTLDLHHSGKVPSSIGKLKHLRYLDLSRNYEIRTLPASISKLQNLQTLKLSGCTNLVELPRDLKKLVNLRHLENDGCDSLTHMPLGLGQLCNLVTLNEFVVNEKGVGPTNKPHDQGQVGVGGLNELMELNNLRGELDLRNLRYGKDASEEYKDAKLKEKQHLHTLQLSWSIRNNDSDDNVDATSEGEDYEITLESLQPHPNLKKLRIFDYRAGVRLASWFSSLTTLDRLVLGRCGKIKNVSPLSQLPCLKSLKLVWLSSLEYISNSNVMSVPLLATLQRLELESLPNLKGWWKDVSEEEEEEDIPPFECLSQLTISHCPQLTSNMPLYPYLEGELELTDIYRFKTFERTQRMKMKMMDSFSPLSKLTWLKIERIESLQSLSEVLTSSLISLRKLCIWECPKLKTLLPAFQHLTSLQELEIRSCHEVDIYGDGGDENMWQALQSLLILNLQDLPQLETLTDGLQQLTSLKKLTLEECKSLVGIPEWIGNFKSLRELRIGGCNKLTSLPEGLHQLTSLQSLDIRDLAQLETFPDGLQELTSLQELKFYACESLADIPEWIGNLKSLRELGIGGPNKLTSLPKGMRQLTSLQELSIRDCDPILNKRCERQTGEDWHKVSHIPRLCIDNERINPPQEPSTSSSSALEKIFKSFRRLQLCNK comes from the exons ATGGCAGATTCAATCCTCTTTGGGATTGCACAGAAGATCATTGAAAACATAGCTTCTGCAGCTGTGCAAGAGATTGGATCCATCTGGGGTGTAGCTAAGGAGCTTTCTGGACTTGAAGAAACCATTTCAACAATCGAAGATGTACTTCTTGATGCTCAGGAGAAGAAGAACCATAACCACCAGGTCAGCAGCTGGCTGAAGAAGCTTGAAGGTGTAATTTACGAGGCTGATGACTTGATGGATGATGTCTCCACTGAAGCTTTGCGCCGACAATTGATGAGTGGAAGTAATATGAGCAAGAAGGTACGCACTTTCTTCTCATCCTCCAACCAACTTGTGTTTCATCGCACTATGGCTCATAAAATAAAAGACATCAATGATAGGCTAGCTGCAGTTAGTAAGAATCGCACGGACTTCCATTTGGAGGTGCACCATGAGGAGTCTAGAGCTGTCCTTAGAACTAGGGAGCAAACTCACTCTTACATACCTGAAGAAAATGTTATTGGAAGGGAGAGTGATAGAAAGGCCATCCTAGACCTTTTGTTAGATACCAAAGTTGAAGAGGATGTGTCAGTTTTGCCAATAGTGGGTTTGGGAGGTTTAGGGAAAACCACACTTGCTCAATTTGTGTTTAATCATGAGAAGGTTCGAaccaattttgatttaaaaatttgggtGTGTGTCTCTGGAAATTTTGATGTGAAATCTCTTGTtgagaaaattattaaatcagCAACTGATCATTGTGAAAAGAACCAAGAGATGGATCAACTACAAAGGAAACTTCAAAAGGAGATAAATGGAAAGCGTTATTTCCTTGTACTTGATGACGTATGGAATGAGAACAGAGAAGAATggctaaaattgaaaaatttattgTCAAAAGGTGCAAAGGGGAGTAGAATAATCATAACCACTCGTAGTCAAAGAGTTGGAGAGATTACTACTGACACAATGAAACCATATAAGTTAGGGATTTTGGATAAAGATAATTCATggtctttatttaaaaatgtggCTTTTAAGCCTGGGCACGAGCCAAATAACCCCAACACTAAGAAAACTGCAATGGAAATTGTGGGCAAGTGTGGTGGTATTCCTCTCGCCATTAGGACAATTGGAAGCATGCTCTATTCCAAACCAGAAGCACAGTGGTCGTCTTTCCTTGAAATGGAATTTTTAAGGATGcctcaaaatgaaaataatattttacccACTCTCAAACTGAGTTATGATAACCTCCCATCAAACTTGAAATGTTGTTTTGCTTATTGTAGTTTATTTCCAAAAGATTATCAAATTGAAGTTGCCATGTTAATAAAACTGTGGATGGCACAAGGATTTATTAAGCCATCAAGTTCAGGTCATTCTTTGGAGGAGGCAGGGTTTGAGATTTTTAATGAATTACATTTGAGGTCATTCTTTCAAGaagtaaaagaaaatgattggacaaaaaaattagaaagtaaaaTGCATGACCTCATGCATGATCTTGCGGTACAAGTAGCAGGAACCGAGTGTGCTACATTGCATTCTGTTGGAGAAAATATCGATGGAAGAACTCGGCATGTATCTTTCAATTTCGATTTAAATCCATCATGTCAGTTTCCAACTTTTTTGTCTAAGGAAAATAGGATTCGAACAATACTTTTTCCTCCACTATGGGGGAATTCAGGAATGTTAGTAAGTTGGGATGTTGTTTTAGTTTTGAAGGTCTTGCGTACATTAGATCTTCATCATTCTGGGAAAGTGCCAAGTTCTATTGGCAAGTTGAAGCATTTGAGGTATCTTGATCTTTCTCGTAATTATGAGATCAGGACACTACCAGCTTCAATTTCCAAGCTGCAGAATTTGCAGACACTGAAACTATCAGGTTGCACTAATTTAGTAGAATTGCCAAGAGACTTGAAGAAGCTAGTGAATCTCAGGCATCTTGAGAACGATGGATGTGATAGTTTGACTCATATGCCTCTTGGGCTGGGACAATTGTGCAATCTTGTGACTTTAAATGAGTTCGTAGTGAATGAGAAGGGCGTGGGTCCTACCAATAAGCCGCATGATCAAGGTCAGGTGGGTGTGGGTGGTCTTAATGAATTAATGGAACTCAACAACTTAAGAGGAGAGTTGGATTTAAGAAACTTGAGATATGGAAAAGATGCGAGTGAAGAATATAAGGATGCAAAGTTGAAGGAAAAACAACATCTTCATACCTTGCAGTTAAGCTGGTCAATTCGAAACAATGATAGTGATGACAATGTTGACGCAACGTCCGAGGGTGAGGATTATGAAATTACATTGGAAAGCTTGCAACCACAcccaaatcttaaaaaattacgtatatttgattataggGCCGGTGTTAGACTTGCAAGTTGGTTTTCCTCGCTTACAACACTTGACAGATTGGTCTTAGGACGTtgtgggaaaataaaaaatgtgtcACCACTGAGTCAACTCCCCTGTCTCAAATCATTGAAGTTGGTGTGGTTGTCTTCGTTGGAGTATATTTCAAACAGTAATGTGATGTCAGTACCGCTACTGGCTACCTTACAAAGGCTTGAGCTTGAAAGCTTACCCAATCTAAAGGGATGGTGGAAGGATGttagtgaagaagaagaagaagaagatataccTCCATTCGAATGTCTTTCTCAATTAACTATCAGCCATTGCCCCCAGTTGACTTCGAATATGCCACTTTACCCCTATCTGGAAGGAGAGCTTGAGTTGACTGATATTTATAGGTTCAAGACTTTTGAACGAACACAAcggatgaagatgaagatgatggattctttctctcctctctcaAAGTTGACTTGGCTCAAAATTGAAAGGATTGAGAGTCTACAGTCTCTGTCAGAGGTGTTAACCTCTAGCCTCATTTCTCTTAGGAAGCTGTGTATCTGGGAGTGTCCAAAATTAAAGACCTTGTTACCTGCTTTTCAACATCTCACCTCTCTTCAAGAACTAGAGATTCGCAGTTGCCATGAGGTTGACATATACGGAGACGGTGGGGATGAGAATATGTGGCAAGCTCTTCAAAGCCTTCTTATTCTCAACTTACAAGATCTTCCACAACTGGAAACTCTCACTGACGGGCTTCAACAACTTACCTCCCTCAAGAAGCTTACACTGGAAGAGTGTAAGAGTTTGGTGGGTATTCCAGAATGGATCGGCAACTTCAAATCACTTCGAGAGCTTCGTATTGGGGGTTGCAACAAATTGACATCGCTTCCTGAAGGATTGCATCAGCTCACCTCTTTGCAATCACTTGATATTAGAGATTTGGCACAACTGGAAACTTTCCCTGATGGGCTACAAGAACTTACTTCCCTCCAGGAACTAAAATTTTATGCCTGTGAGAGTTTGGCGGATATTCCGGAATGGATCGGCAACCTCAAATCACTTCGAGAGCTTGGTATTGGGGGTCCCAACAAATTGACATCGCTTCCTAAAGGAATGCGTCAGCTCACGTCTTTGCAAGAACTTTCTATTAGAGATTGTGATCCTATCTTAAACAAAAGATGTGAAAGGCAAACGGGCGAGGATTGGCATAAGGTTTCTCACATCCCACGGTTGTGCATAGATAATGAAAGGATTAATCCTCCACAAGAACCatccacttcttcttcttcag CTCTTGAGAAGATATTTAAGAGTTTCAGGAGACTACAGTTGTGCAATAAATGA